A genomic region of Coriobacteriaceae bacterium contains the following coding sequences:
- a CDS encoding TatD family hydrolase produces MGYNDFKHFDERDALFRNSKGKVKPAPELPYGTLVADTHCHLGMFPEPGLALAQAAAHGVDFICCMTDPTRPELDGDDGDVTRRTARDTYDGLGSWFDDAAALLEEWGMAQAVMPRVRYACGVHPHNAKYFERARDELIVLLARPETCCLGEVGLDYHYDFSPRDVQREVFAAQLQMAQEHGLPVSLHLREAHDDALAILRETGVPKAGCIVHCFNLDAQTLAPFLELGCYVAFGGPLTFKKSWETRAAALDVPVDRLLTETDAPYMAPEPLRGTVCTPSQTVFTLRELLDCFGYAGAEHAFELLQPRQSDIGKGAVAPVTSMPDYATLQRGLTEPQFAERVFQNALDLLDVERV; encoded by the coding sequence ATGGGCTACAACGACTTCAAACACTTCGACGAACGCGACGCGCTCTTTCGCAACTCGAAGGGCAAGGTCAAGCCTGCTCCCGAATTGCCGTACGGTACGCTTGTTGCCGACACGCATTGTCACCTGGGCATGTTTCCCGAACCAGGGCTCGCGCTTGCGCAGGCGGCGGCCCATGGCGTCGACTTCATCTGCTGCATGACCGATCCGACAAGACCCGAGCTTGACGGCGACGACGGAGACGTGACACGACGGACGGCGCGTGATACCTACGATGGGCTCGGCTCGTGGTTTGATGATGCCGCGGCATTGCTCGAGGAGTGGGGGATGGCGCAGGCCGTCATGCCGCGCGTGCGCTATGCCTGCGGCGTGCATCCGCACAACGCCAAGTACTTCGAGCGGGCACGAGACGAGCTTATCGTCCTGCTTGCCCGTCCCGAGACGTGCTGCCTGGGCGAGGTGGGGCTCGACTACCATTACGATTTCAGCCCGCGCGATGTGCAGCGCGAGGTCTTTGCCGCGCAATTGCAAATGGCGCAGGAGCACGGGCTTCCCGTAAGCCTGCATCTGCGCGAGGCTCATGACGACGCGCTCGCCATCTTGCGCGAGACGGGCGTCCCCAAAGCTGGCTGCATCGTGCACTGCTTCAACCTTGACGCCCAAACGCTGGCCCCGTTTCTCGAACTCGGCTGCTACGTTGCCTTTGGCGGGCCGCTCACCTTCAAGAAGAGCTGGGAGACGCGTGCGGCCGCTCTCGATGTTCCCGTCGATCGCCTGCTAACCGAAACCGATGCTCCCTACATGGCTCCCGAGCCCTTGCGCGGCACGGTCTGCACGCCGAGTCAGACCGTCTTCACCTTGCGCGAGCTGCTCGATTGCTTTGGATATGCGGGGGCCGAGCACGCCTTCGAGCTCCTGCAGCCGCGTCAAAGCGACATCGGCAAAGGCGCCGTGGCGCCGGTGACGTCCATGCCAGACTATGCGACCCTGCAACGGGGGCTCACCGAGCCGCAGTTCGCCGAGCGTGTCTTCCAGAACGCTCTCGATTTGCTCGATGTTGAGCGCGTCTGA
- a CDS encoding flavodoxin family protein → MAKKSRRQKLPSEKDFEKLSAPKPGESGTAPDSHSDRGEAESRNPATEDTTRSTYNVDGGISVSLAGDVTGAGNVDDPDGSPEGTLDEESFEELFGESPQSFLNQVNAKPLTQLNDEPVVHTSDADSTDAAAEGVSARPDPESADDSESEDASKSPEVLILVGSPHRDGKSALFGRKLREYLRLSGFAVTLFEISKYPIAACTGCGVCSQTGECCIKGDSWNVLSRHMNSCAALVVIAPVYFAGPSGWLKAALDRCQMYWARKYVLRNWVPRKRPAHLVVIGDGGDPFGTEPLETICTSALNCADLRIEPQRIHRLIGDAFDLSYAVQVAGAVRADVPRSR, encoded by the coding sequence ATGGCGAAGAAGTCAAGAAGGCAGAAGCTCCCAAGTGAGAAGGACTTCGAGAAGCTGAGCGCTCCCAAACCGGGTGAATCGGGGACCGCCCCCGATTCTCATTCCGACCGCGGCGAAGCGGAGTCGAGAAATCCCGCCACCGAAGACACGACCCGATCCACATACAACGTCGATGGCGGCATATCGGTTTCGCTTGCCGGAGATGTCACTGGCGCCGGAAATGTTGACGACCCCGACGGAAGCCCCGAAGGCACCCTGGACGAGGAAAGCTTCGAGGAGCTCTTCGGAGAGTCACCTCAGAGCTTTCTGAATCAGGTCAACGCGAAGCCCCTTACCCAGCTCAACGACGAGCCTGTCGTGCACACCTCTGATGCGGACAGCACCGACGCGGCTGCCGAGGGGGTTTCCGCTCGTCCCGACCCGGAGTCCGCCGATGATTCCGAGTCCGAGGATGCCTCCAAGTCGCCCGAGGTCCTCATCCTCGTGGGCTCTCCACATCGCGATGGTAAGTCGGCTCTCTTCGGCCGCAAGCTCAGGGAATACCTGCGCCTGTCAGGTTTTGCCGTCACGTTGTTCGAGATTTCGAAGTATCCAATTGCCGCCTGCACGGGCTGTGGCGTGTGCAGCCAGACCGGCGAATGCTGCATCAAGGGCGATTCGTGGAACGTGCTTTCGCGGCACATGAACTCCTGCGCGGCGCTCGTCGTTATTGCGCCTGTCTACTTTGCGGGACCTTCCGGTTGGCTCAAGGCCGCCCTTGACCGTTGCCAGATGTACTGGGCACGTAAGTACGTGCTCAGGAATTGGGTTCCGCGCAAGCGGCCGGCTCATCTTGTCGTCATCGGCGATGGCGGCGACCCCTTTGGCACCGAGCCCCTCGAGACCATATGCACCTCGGCGCTCAACTGCGCTGATCTGCGCATCGAGCCCCAGCGCATCCATCGCCTTATCGGCGATGCCTTCGACTTGTCCTATGCCGTCCAAGTGGCCGGTGCCGTGCGGGCCGACGTACCGAGGAGCCGCTAA